From the Penicillium oxalicum strain HP7-1 chromosome V, whole genome shotgun sequence genome, one window contains:
- a CDS encoding Eukaryotic translation initiation factor 6 → MAVRAQFENSNEVGVFARLTNSYAIVAVGASENFYSVFESELQDVIPICHATIAGTRIVGRLTVGNKNGLLVPTTTTDQELQHLRNTLPDAVKIQRIEERLSALGNVICCNDHVALVHPDLERETEEIIADVLGVEVFRQTVADNVLTGSYMALSNQGGLVHPKTSIRDQDELSSLLQVPLVAGSVNRGSPVVGAGMVVNDWLAVTGLDTTATELSVVESVFRLGEMAPGGGGAGVNKESIVESFY, encoded by the exons ATGGCTGTTCGTGCTCAATTTGAAAACTCCAACGA AGTCGGCGTCTTCGCCCGTCTCACCAACTCCTACGCCATCGTCGCCGTCGGCGCCTCGGAAAACTTCTACTCCGTCTTTGAATCGGAATTGCAAGATGTCATCCCCATCTGTCATGCGACCATCGCCGGCACTCGCATCGTCGGTCGTCTGACCGTCGGCAACAAGAATGGTCTGCTGGTCCCGACCACAACGACCGATCAGGAATTGCAGCATTTGCGAAACACACTGCCCGATGCGGTCAAGATTCAACGTATAGAGGAGCGATTGAGTGCCCTGGGTAATGTCATTTGCTGTAATGACCATGTGGCATTGGTGCACCCGGAtctggagagagagacggaggAAAT TATCGCCGACGTCCTCGGTGTCGAAGTCTTCCGCCAAACAGTCGCCGACAATGTCCTCACAGGATCCTACATGGCCCTTTCCAACCAAGGTGGTCTTGTCCACCCCAAGACCTCTATCCGGGATCAAGATGaactctcttctctcttgcaGGTGCCTCTCGTGGCTGGCTCCGTGAACCGAGGTTCCCCCGTGGTCGGTGCCGGTATGGTGGTGAACGACTGGTTGGCCGTGACAGGTTTGGACACGACAGCCACCGAGCTGAGTGTCGTGGAGAGTGTCTTCCGTCTGGGTGAAATGGCTcctggcggtggtggtgccggTGTGAATAAGGAGAGTATCGTGGAGAGTTTCTATTAG
- a CDS encoding Histone-lysine N-methyltransferase, H3 lysine-36 specific, translated as MSAHGNADSQDTEPSVKMASPSMNGHEETSYTIGSSVQPSPSPSPSLKHESSVNTTLPLHKSETPPGPDSKPVKDESEMKQETVGGEIVVKEEPGQPPKLARNSSQKIVPRPPQLFSHLPDSTQDALATFEQIEACWYANKNMGYTEHAMECDCAEEWDSEAGLNQACGEDSDCINRATKIECVGDCGCGPDCRNQRFQKKQYAPVAVIKTEKKGFGLRAEADLDPHQLIFEYVGEVVGEAQFRRRMKQYDEEGIKHFYFMSLNRNEFVDATRRGNLGRFCNHSCNPNCYVDKWVVGEKFRMGIFAERSIRAGEELVFDYNVDRYGTEPQPCYCGEPNCEGFIGGRTQTEQATKLSNATIEALGIDDADSWDTAVARRPRKKKTGEPDEEYVDSVQPKSLEEDGVTKVMAALMQCKEKWIAVKLLSRLQRCEDERVRNRVVKMHGYQILNSQLAMWKEDNNVLLQILDILDQFPRLTRNKIIDSKIESNIRPLTTHEDERVATKAAALLASWSNLEVGYRIPRMKRGDQQAKPAVNQFELSRTRSGSAPARSQHAPSWWTGSRSIGGGGGGRSRRDRRNDPRNRQPLPEGWFTAEAEGGRVYYYSASGETTWTRPTAPAPSAFAPATKRNQALQSIIDGIVNSQDKTLSERKTSTPGTPQPSSEVPEKKKKEGDWWKKLSLEKQKKLYENTLHPTIKHVVDQYKHKLPKEDLKRFAKETAKKLVEGDYKHQRVADPTKVSEKHQKTVKSYCKNFFEKAAAKHKEREARKAQKGASATESKPGSTPADAHDIKMSDDEQEGPASAVANRSAGSLTPMDDGSSNTSALKRKRDGDASPPGAAETHLASDMENSPSKRQKSTPPPPPPPPPPVDGPPETEDPDTSVSSPMPDVKANDVAGEGGSDVEMHDFPTQPEAVGLHGQS; from the exons ATGTCCGCTCATGGCAACGCGGACTCTCAGGATACTGAGCCCTCCGTCAAAATGGCGTCGCCCTCTATGAATGGGCATGAGGAGACCTCCTACACCATTGGCTCTTCGGTGCAGCCCtcgccatcaccatctccatctctcaaACACGAATCATCAGTCAATACCACGCTGCCACTGCACAAGTCAGAGACCCCACCCGGCCCTGACTCGAAGCCCGTCAAGGACGAGTCGGAAATGAAGCAAGAAACTGTAGGCGGCGAAATTGTCGTGAAAGAGGAACCAGGCCAACCACCCAAGCTTGCTCGCAACTCGTCACAGAAAATTGTGCCCCGGCCGCCTCAGCTGTTCTCACATTTGCCTGACAGCACCCAGGATGCGCTGGCCACATTCGAACAGATCGAGGCTTGTTGGTACGCGAACAAGAATATGGGCTACACGGAGCATGCGATGGAGTGCGATTGTGCGGAAGAGTGGG ACTCCGAGGCTGGCCTGAACCAAGCGTGTGGCGAGGATTCCGACTGCATCAACCGTGCAACGAAAATTGAGTGCGTGGGCGACTGCGGCTGCGGGCCAGATTGTCGGAACCAACGATTCCAGAAAAAGCAATACGCACCAGTCGCGGTCATCAAGACTGAAAAGAAAGGCTTTGGTCTTCGAGCGGAAGCCGACCTCGATCCCCACCAGCTCATCTTTGAATATGTCGGTGAGGTCGTTGGGGAGGCCCAATTTCGGCGCCGGATGAAACAGTACGATGAGGAAGGCATCAAGCACTTCTATTTCATGTCCTTGAACAGAAATGAATTCGTCGATGCAACGAGACGGGGTAACTTGGGCCGCTTCTGCAACCATTCGTGCAACCCAAATTGCTATGTCGACAAATGGGTGGTGGGCGAGAAATTCCGCATGGGCATCTTCGCCGAGCGATCGATCCGAGCCGGCGAGGAACTTGTCTTTGATTACAACGTCGATCGCTACGGCACGGAACCGCAGCCGTGCTACTGTGGGGAGCCCAACTGTGAAGGGTTCATTGGAGGCCGTACTCAGACCGAGCAGGCGACCAAGCTGTCCAATGCGACAATTGAGGCCTTGGGTATCGATGATGCGGATAGTTGGGACACGGCTGTTGCTCGGCGTcctcgcaagaagaagacaggCGAGCCTGACGAAGAATATGTGGACAGTGTGCAACCGAAGTctctggaagaggatggcGTCACCAAAGTTATGGCGGCGCTCATGCAGTGCAAAGAGAAATGGATCGCTGTCAAGCTCTTGAGCCGCCTTCAACGATGTGAGGATGAGCGGGTGCGCAATCGCGTTGTTAAGATGCACGGATACCAAATTCTGAATTCACAATTGGCCATGTGGAAGGAAGACAATAACGTGCTCTTGCAAATCCTGGACATCCTCGACCAATTCCCCCGCTTGACGCGCAACAAGATCATTGACTCGAAGATCGAGTCCAACATCCGCCCTCTGACGACTCATGAGGACGAACGGGTTGCAACCAAGGCTGCGGCATTGTTGGCTAGTTGGTCAAATTTAGAGGTCGGATACCGAATTCCTCGAATGAAGCGAGGCGATCAGCAGGCTAAGCCTGCTGTGAATCAATTTGAAC TCTCGAGGACACGGTCCGGGTCAGCCCCGGCGCGATCGCAACATGCACCATCATGGTGGACTGGGTCCAGGAGCAtcggtggaggtggtggtggccggTCACGCCGAGATCGTCGCAATGACCCTCGCAATCGACAACCTTTGCCCGAGGGATGGTTCACTGCAGAGGCCGAAGGAGGCCGGGTCTACTACTACTCGGCATCTGGAGAGACGACATGGACTCGGCCAACCGCCCCTGCGCCATCTGCTTTTGCGCCTGCTACCAAGCGCAACCAGGCGTTGCAGAGTATCATTGACGGGATTGTGAACTCGCAAGACAAGACGCTGTCGGAACGGAAGACGTCAACCCCGGGGACACCCCAGCCCTCATCTGAGGTGCccgaaaagaagaagaaagagggcgactggtggaagaagctttccttggagaagcaaaagaagctTTATGAGAATACG CTGCATCCGACAATCAAGCATGTCGTAGACCAGTACAAGCATAAGCTTCCCAAGGAGGATCTGAAGCGCTTCGCCAAAGAG ACTGCCAAGAAGCTGGTGGAGGGTGATTACAAGCACCAGCGCGTCGCTGATCCAACCAAGGTCAGCGAAAAGCATCAAAAAACGGTCAAGTCCTACTGCAAGAACTTCTTCGAGAAGGCGGCCGCCAAGCATAAGGAGCGCGAAGCGCGCAAGGCCCAAAAAGGGGCTTCGGCGACAGAGTCAAAGCCCGGCAGCACACCAGCCGACGCGCACGACATAAAAATGTCGGATGATGAACAGGAGGGACCTGCCAGCGCCGTCGCGAATCGTAGTGCTGGATCTTTGACGCCAATGGATGATGGCAGTAGCAACACATCTGCACTAAAGCGCAAACGTGACGGCGACGCAAGCCCACCCGGAGCCGCCGAGACACATCTTGCCTCTGACATGGAGAATTCACCATCCAAACGTCAGAAATCCACGCCGCcgcctccacctcctccacctccacctgTGGATGGCCCTCCGGAGACAGAAGATCCCGACACGTCGGTCTCGTCACCCATGCCAGACGTGAAGGCCAACGATGTTGCTGGTGAGGGTGGAAGTGATGTGGAGATGCATGATTTTCCGACGCAACCTGAGGCGGTGGGTTTACATGGGCAATCATAG
- a CDS encoding Calcium/calmodulin-dependent protein kinase kinase cmkC: MDNTVTSPQSDVPVTPSIDSFAALPPQPSRATSSGSFDSHPRHRQRNPRARRPVKETLDARSEYTTSQDDGTAEHRINQYLIKQEIGRGSFGAVHLAADQFGNEYAVKEFSKARLRKRAQSHLLRRPRGPRRPGMGFNSPLHRNPSQDDAESAKNPLYLIQEEIAIMKKLNHTNLVSLIEVLDDPTEDSLYMVMEMCKKGVVMKVGLEERADPYDDEQCRTWFRDLILGIEYLHAQGIVHRDIKPDNCLVTSDDVLKVVDFGVSEMFEKDSDMFTAKSAGSPAFLPPELCVVKHGDVSGKAADIWSMGVTLYCLRYGRLPFERQSIFELYESIRNDPVNFEDEQDENFKDMMTQILEKDPAKRIKMRDLREHPWVTANGADPLLSYEENTAQLVEPPTEEEMNQAITRNIGHILTLMRAVKNFKRIMDPGKAESVLQSILGNEHDAHFVTPPMEMDDNDEFPAVGLSPRADHDRLALAEKIKDDIQKRPILAGPQGGRQLSADAPASTLLNTVSSAERIDLSGQQPDHSIDTPERKASGSIRRGRLAGQEETPGAHSQSASPRPELSRPSSATTKRSVEGTRGHARDPLEEEFPYLFIGPSTYSGTSPQEPSKFNIGSDTVPISARLDDVDEGLDPALQAAESEEPVPIVSESPGAAEFDIYETAYRKELERIRSNTSILPDAGVSPKVYLTRRVEGKHEVMEFIKDKVIDLQMGSRKALASGGRSASAFGAAVSLLRNQIEQKKEAERRADQPASPRERRPSHPPSSSLTAQSIPGPEASSLEAKGVPATDSSTEPESAPTQLRRLLDRVREKTLE; encoded by the exons ATGGACAACACAGTCACGTCCCCTCAGTCCGATGTCCCTGTGACACCCTCCATTGACTCCTTTGCGGCCCTGCCGCCGCAACCCTCCCGAGCGAC CTCGTCAGGATCATTTGATAGTCACCCACGACACCGCCAGCGAAATCCCCGAGCTCGGCGTCCAGTGAAG GAAACGCTGGACGCCCGGTCTGAATATACCACCAGTCAAGATGACGGCACAGCCGAGCACCGGATCAATCAGTATCTGATCAAGCAAGAAATCGGGCGTGGATCTTTCGGCGCAGTACACTTGGCTGCCGATCAGTTTGGCAATGAATAT GCCGTGAAAGAATTCTCCAAGGCGCGGCTTCGAAAGCGCGCACAATCACATCTTCTTCGACGTCCGCGTGGACCGCGACGACCGGGAATGGGATTCAATTCGCCTTTGCACCGCAATCCGTCGCAAGACGATGCCGAATCCGCCAAGAACCCCTTGTACCTGATCCAGGAAGAAATCGCAAtcatgaagaaattgaacCACACCAATCTAGTCTCCTTGATCGAGGTGTTGGATGATCCAACGGAAGATTCATTATACATGGTCATGGAGATGTGCAAGAAAGGAGTGGTCATGAAGGTGGGCTTGGAAGAGCGAGCAGACCCTTATGATGACGAGCAATGTCGGACTTGGTTTCGGGACCTCATTTTGGGCATTGAATATTTGCATGCGCAAGGAATTGTCCACCGAGACATCAAGCCTGACAACTGTTTGGTGACCAGCGACGACGTGCTCAAAGTGGTTGATTTTGGTGTTTCTGAGATGTTTGAAAAGGATTCGGATATGTTCACTGCCAAATCGGCCGGATCTCCAGCATTTCTTCCACCTGAACTGTGCGTGGTCAAGCACGGCGATGTCTCTGGCAAAGCGGCGGACATTTGGTCGATGGGTGTGACGCTATATTGTCTCCGCTACGGTCGGCTCCCGTTCGAACGGCAAAGTATATTCGAATTATACGAAAGCATTCGGAATGACCCAGTCAATTTCGAGGATGAGCAAGACGAGAATTTTAAGGATATGATGACTCAGATTCTGGAAAAGGATCCCGCGAAGAGAATCAAGATGCGTGATTTGAGG GAACATCCCTGGGTTACTGCCAACGGAGCTGATCCCCTCCTCTCGTACGAGGAGAACACGGCACAGCTTGTCGAGCCACCTacagaggaggagatgaaCCAAGCAATCACCAGAAACATAGGGCACATTCTCACCTTG ATGAGAGCCGTCAAGAATTTCAAGCGCATCATGGATCCGGGCAAGGCCGAATCGGTCCTGCAAAGTATTCTAGGCAACGAACATGATGCCCACTTTGTAACACCGCCCATGGAAATGGACGATAATGACGAATTCCCAGCTGTGGGGTTAAGTCCAAGGGCAGACCATGATCGTCTTGCACTCGCtgaaaaaatcaaagacgACATTCAAAAGCGCCCGATTCTGGCAGGACCACAAGGCGGACGCCAATTAAGCGCAGATGCACCCGCCAGCACTCTGTTGAACACCGTCTCTAGTGCAGAGCGGATTGATTTGAGCGGTCAACAGCCAGATCACTCAATCGACACACCTGAACGGAAAGCCTCCGGGTCAATACGAAGGGGCAGATTAGCTGGACAAGAAGAGACCCCGGGAGCTCATTCGCAATcagcttctcctcggccGGAGTTGTCCCGGCCCAGCTCTGCTACCACGAAACGGAGTGTTGAAGGAACACGAGGTCATGCGCGTGATcccttggaagaagaattccCCTACCTTTTCATCGGGCCCTCGACTTATTCTGGCACATCACCGCAAGAACCCAGCAAATTCAATATTGGCAGTGATACCGTGCCTATCTCTGCCAGGCTGGACGACGTCGATGAGGGACTGGACCCAGCATTGCAAGCAGCCGAGTCGGAAGAGCCCGTGCCGATAGTCAGCGAATCCCCCGGTgcagccgaatttgatatCTACGAGACAGCCTATCGAAAGGAGCTTGAGCGCATCCGATCGAATACCTCCATCTTGCCTGACGCGGGCGTCAGTCCCAAGGTGTATCTCACCCGGCGGGTGGAAGGTAAGCACGAGGTGATGGAATTCATCAAGGATAAAGTCATCGATCTGCAAATGGGCAGTCGAAAGGCTCTTGCCTCGGGTGGGAGGTCCGCCTCGGCCTTTGGAGCCGCGGTGAGTCTTTTGCGCAACCAGATCgagcagaagaaggaagCTGAGAGGCGAGCTGACCAACCGGCCTCTCCCCGAGAGCGTCGACCTTCGCATCCACCGTCGTCATCTCTGACGGCACAATCTATTCCTGGTCCGGAAGCCTCATCCCTCGAGGCGAAGGGTGTTCCGGCCACGGATTCGAGCACAGAGCCTGAAAGCGCACCGACGCAACTCCGCCGGCTCTTGGATCGGGTTCGTGAGAAGACGCTTGAATAA
- a CDS encoding Transport protein particle subunit bet5: MTVYSFYIFDRHAECIYKRRWLPRPASIAGKSGQGAVSGASTGGGQTVRATDDDSKLVFGTVFSLRNMVRKLGGDDDNFVSFSTSQYKLHYYETPTNIKFVMLTDTKSPSMRIALQQIYINLYVEYVVKNPLSPVEHPGGIGVNNELFEESLEQFVTRVLS, from the exons ATGACTGTCTATTCTTTCTATATTTTCGACCGCCACG CGGAATGCATCTACAAACGGCGTTGGCTACCTCGCCCGGCTTCAATTGCGGGAAAGTCTGGGCAAGGTGCAGTTTCGGGTGCATCGACAGGTGGCGGGCAGACAGTGCGAGCAACAGACGATGATTCCAAGCTGGTGTTTGGCACGGTATTTTCGCTGCGAAACATGGTCCGCAAGCTCGGCGGCGACGATGACAA CTTTGTCTCTTTCAGCACCAGCCAGTATAAGTTGCACTATTACGAAACTCCGACCAACATCAAGTTTGTCATGTTAACCGACACCAAAAGCCCGAGTATGCGCATCGCACTTCAACAGATTTACATCAATCTCTACGTCGAATACG TGGTGAAGAACCCTCTTTCTCCGGTGGAACATCCCGGTGGCATTGGTGTCAACAACGAGCTCTTCGAGGAGTCTTTGGAGCAGTTTGTG ACTCGCGTTCTTTCGTGA
- a CDS encoding Serine/threonine-protein kinase hal4, with amino-acid sequence MQPPSAAPASPAPSAHTATPSTKASSRGGMASRLSRMFSSSGKHALTRDHDPNRDLSDSSTESIQPQNKEKPTSKPSSRANSQPSSRAPSRQPSLKNEPIDGQKKKPASTKDQKDGAQPHKRFEALSDGTGSHVHHLRSARRQEKLTDLLRDMLGGGRKKGEEHADEQQLSLMSTWIDQFKSERDKLASDKKCGPNATASLVDKYGKCQEVVGRGAFGIVRISHKVDPTDSKCEQLYAVKEFRRRPQETAKRYQKRLTSEFCISSSLRHPNVIHTLDLLQDAKGDYCEVMEYCAGGDLYTLILAAGKLEVAEADCFFKQLMRGVEYMHEMGVAHRDLKPENLLLTTHGALKITDFGNGECFRMAWEKEAHMTAGLCGSAPYIAPEEYIEKEFDPRAVDLWATGVIYMAMRTGRHLWRVANKDEDEFYQRYLEGRKHEDGYAPIETLHRVSISVAHSMQIPSTGWNRYTDSPLFFPWFRLVVEMLYTPSWIPIHLAASTPHKYSSLSGSAK; translated from the coding sequence ATGCAACCTCCGTCGGCTGCGCCGGCCTCGCCGGCCCCATCGGCCCACACGGCTACTCCCAGTACTAAAGCTTCTTCGAGAGGGGGCATGGCCTCTCGTCTGTCTCGCATGTTCTCCAGCTCGGGCAAACATGCCTTGACCCGGGACCATGATCCCAATCGTGATCTTTCCGACAGCAGCACTGAGAGCATCCAGCCGCAGAACAAAGAAAAACCCACTTCCAAACCCTCATCCCGCGCAAACTCACAGCCTTCCTCTCGCGCTCCTTCTCGTCAGCCCTCATTAAAGAATGAGCCCATTGAtggccagaagaagaaacccgCCAGTACCAAAGACCAGAAAGACGGCGCTCAGCCACACAAACGATTCGAGGCGCTATCCGATGGAACCGGCTCCCACGTTCACCACCTTCGCAGTGCCCGTCGCCAGGAGAAACTCACCGATCTCCTACGAGACATGCTTGGCGGAGGCAGAAAGAAGGGCGAGGAGCACGCGGATGAGCAGCAGTTGTCTTTGATGTCGACCTGGATTGACCAGTTCAAGAGTGAACGTGACAAGCTGGCGTCTGACAAGAAGTGCGGACCGAACGCGACCGCTTCCCTGGTCGACAAGTACGGCAAGTGCCAGGAAGTCGTGGGTCGAGGAGCCTTTGGTATTGTCCGAATCTCCCACAAGGTCGACCCAACGGACTCAAAATGCGAACAACTCTACGCCGTCAAGGAGTTCCGTCGCCGACCCCAGGAGACCGCCAAGCGATATCAAAAGCGCCTCACTTCGGAGTTCTGCATCTCCTCATCCCTCCGCCACCCCAATGTCATTCACACGCTCGATCTGCTGCAAGACGCCAAGGGTGATTACTGTGAAGTCATGGAATACTGTGCAGGTGGCGATCTGTACACACTGATCCTGGCCGCCGGCAAGCTGGAAGTCGCGGAAGCCGACTGTTTCTTCAAGCAGTTGATGCGCGGCGTCGAGTATATGCACGAGATGGGTGTTGCGCATCGCGACCTGAAGCCCGAGAATCTGCTGCTTACTACACACGGTGCCTTGAAGATCACCGACTTTGGCAACGGCGAGTGCTTCCGTATGGCATGGGAGAAAGAAGCTCACATGACCGCCGGCCTGTGCGGCTCCGCCCCATATATCGCCCCCGAAGAATACATCGAGAAGGAGTTCGACCCCCGCGCCGTCGATCTCTGGGCCACCGGTGTGATCTACATGGCTATGAGAACCGGTCGACACCTGTGGCGGGTGGCGAACAAGGACGAAGATGAATTCTACCAGCGCTACCTGGAGGGTCGAAAGCATGAAGATGGTTATGCACCAATTGAGACATTGCATCGGGTAAGCATCTCCGTTGCTCATAGCATGCAGATCCCATCCACCGGGTGGAACCGTTATACTGACTCTCcgctcttcttcccctgGTTTAGGCTCGTTGTCGAAATGTTATATACTCCATCTTGGATCCCAATCCATCTCGCCGCATCAACGCCTCACAAGTACTCAAGTCTGAGTGGGTCCGCCAAATAA